From the Mycobacterium sp. DL592 genome, the window GATCAACCAATACGACGGCTTCGCCGTTCCGATCGCTCAGACCTCGAACCACCTGACTGTCCTGAATGCTCTGATCGCGATTGCCACCGTGCATACCGTGGCCCAGAAATCGGATCTGTCGACAGTCCCGGCGCAGAACATCGTCGCCACCCGAAACACCTTGGGCGGCATCAACATCGTGTATGGGGTCCCCACCAAGAACCTGCCGTTGACCACCCCGCTGCGTGGCATCGGAGTTGCCCGGGCGACGGTCGACGATATCGACCGTGTACTGCGGCCGATCATCGACCAGGGATACCTGCCGGCCGCGGGCACCGCAGCACAGCCGCACTGAGCCCCGCGCGCGACAAAGCAGTGCCACCCTCGCTGCCCGTATAAGTCCTTCGGGCGCAGTACTTCACCGCGACGACCGCGAATTAACTCGTCAAGTTGAGATCTTCGCCTACCGTGTTCGTAGCCTGGGTCTGTCGGTGTGTGCACGATTAGGCACTGATAACCGAAAATTTATTGGGGATGTTGGTGACATAGATGTCGCCAGTGTCGGGGTCGGCCGCTACCACGAGTGGAGAATTGCCGACGGGGATGGTGCCGATCGTGGTGTTGGTGTTGGGGTCGATCACCAACATCGTGCCGTCGGAGCGGGTGACGTAGACCCCGCGCCCGGGGCTGACCGCCATCCAGACCGGGACGTTTCCGACGGCTATGGTGCCGGTGACGGTGTTGGTGGTGGGGTTGATCACCGACACCGTGTTGTCACCGTAGTTGGCGACGTAGACGTCGCCGCCGGGGTTCACCGCCACCACGGTCGGATATTGGCCGACGTGAATCGGTGACCCGATCACCGTGTTGGTGGTGGGGTTGATCACCGACACCGTGTTGTCACCGTAGTTGGCGACGTAGACGTCGCCGCCGGGGTTGACCGCCACCCCGCCCGGGAGGTATCCGACGGCCACGGTGGCGGTGACGGTGTTGGTGGTGGGGTTGATCACCGACACCGTGTTGTCACCTTGGTTGGTGACGTAGATGTCGCCGCCGGGGTTCACCGCCACAAGGGTCGGAGCGTTGCCGACGGCGATGGTGCCGGTGACGGTGTTGGTGGTGGGGTTGATCACCGACACCGTGTTGTCATCTTCGTTGGTGACGTAGATGTCGCCGCCCGGGTTGATCGCCAGCCCACCCGGACGGTTGCCGAGGCCGATGGTGTGGATCACGGAATTGGTGGTGGGGTTGATCACCGACACCGTTTGGCTCATCTTGTTGAGGACGTAGATGTTGCCGCCCGGATTGACCGCCACCACGGCTGGAAGGTTGCCGACGTTGATGGTGGTGATGGTGCCCGCGGCACCGCCGGTCCCCGCCGTCCCACCGCTGCCGCCCTGGCTGCCCGACGGGGCGCTGCCGGCGCCGCCGGCACCACCGGGGGCGGCGAGTCCGGCGAACACCGCGCCCCCGACCCCGCCGGTGCCCCCGCTTCCGCCCGTGCCGCCGGTGCCCGCTTGTCCGGTGAGTCCGGTCGCGGCGCCGCCCGCGCCGCCTGTGCCGCCGAGCCCGCCGCTGGCGCCGGCGACGCCCCAACTCGCGCTGTCGGCTCCGGTCCCGCCGGTCCCGCCGGTCCCGCCGGTGCCGCCGGTCCCGCCGGCTCCATCGGCGCCGCCATCGGTGCCGCTGCCCGCCGCACCGGCTGCGCCGCCGGTTCCGCCCGTACCGCCGGTGCCGCCCGTGAGGGCGGTGGCATCCCCGGCGCCGCCGGTGCCGCCGGTGCCACCGGTGCCGCCGGTGCCGCCGGTGCCACCCTTCCCGCCCCCGACACCGCCGATTCCGGCACCGCCGGCACCGCCCTGACCGCCGGCTCCACCGGTGGCGCCACTCGCGCCGGTTCCACCGGGTGTGGCGCCGACCGCACCGGTGCCGCCCTCGCCGCCCTGCCCGCCGGCCCCGCCTGTGCCGCCGGTGCCGTTGACGCCGTCACCGCCGTAGAGTGCGGCGCCGCCGGCCGCCGTACCGCCGACACCACCTTGACCTGCGGCCCCACCGCTGCCGCCCTGGCCACCGTTGCCGCCCGTTCCGGCCCCGTAGTAGGCGTCCGCGCCCGCGCCCGAGCCGCCATTGCCGCCGGCACCGCCATTGCCGCCGGCACCGCCGACGCCACCCTGGCCACCAGTTCCGTTGGGCGACAATGCTTTTCCACCCGCGCCGCCCGCACCGCCAGCGCCACCAGATGACCCGGTACCACCGTCGGCACCGTTTTGCGAGGCGAACAGCAGCCACACCTTGTTGTTATGGGCGGTTGTGACATAGGCGCGGGTGCCGTCGGGGCTGATCGCCACCCCAGCCGGCTGGCTGCCGCCTATGTCCACGGTGCCCCCGACCCTGACCGTGTCGATCACCGTGTTACTGGCGGTGTCGATCACCGACACCGAGGACGAGTTGAAATTGGTGACGTAGGCGTACTTGCCGTTCGGGCTGAACGCCACGCTGCCCGGGCTGGCACCCACCGCAATGGCAGTGGGCAGCACGGAGTTTGTGGCGGTGTCGATCACGGCGACGGTGCCGTTGTTGACGTTGGTGACGTATGCGTATTTGCCGTCGGGGCTGACCGCCACCGCGTCCGCAGCACTGCCGACCGCGATCGTGGCGACCACGGTGTTGTACTTGCCGGTGCTGGCGTGGGACGGGTTGGTGTCGATTACCGATACGAACCCGGCGCCGTTGAGGTTGCTGGTGACGTAGGTGTAGTTGCCGTCGGGTGCGACCGCCACCCCGAGTTGAGGGCCGTTCACCGCGATGGTCGGGCCGACCATGTTTGTCATGGTGTCGATCACCGACACCGAGCTGCCGCTTGCATTGGCAATGTAGGCGTGGGTGCCGCTGATCGCCACCGCGATCGGATTTGGACCAACCTGCAGGACGGTCACGACCTTGTTGTAGGTGCTGGCGTCCGCTGGGTCGGTGCCGATCACCGACACCGTCCCGACCCCGACGTCGTTGTCGTCGTTGGGGACATAGGCGAAGCGGCCGTCGGGTGTAATCGCCAGCGCGATGCCGCTCGGGCCGGTGACGGTGTCGATGACGGTGTTGGTGGCCGTGTCGATGACGGACACCGACACCTTCCCGCTGTTGGCGACGTAGGCGCGGGTGCCGTCCGGCGTCAGCGCCACCCCCCCCGGCGCTTGCCCGACGGAGATGGGCAGGTCGGGGTTGAAGACGTTCAGCGGCAGCGCAGCAGTCCCGCCGGTGACGCCGGCAGTCCCGGCGCCGCCGTCGCCGCCCTTTCCGCCTTCACCGCCTTGGCCGCCATTGCCCCCCAGGGCGCCGCTGCTTCCACCCTTACCGCCCTGGCCGCCTTGGCCGCCGCCGTGGG encodes:
- a CDS encoding beta-propeller fold lactonase family protein, with protein sequence MSAVAGVDEQQRVGGKGGTGGTGGTGATGADATDPTHTGGTGGTGGAGGQGGSGGAGGQAGQGRTLLLFANSGTSGDGGTGGTGGTSGAGGIGGRGAEGTATHLDGSAGGDGGNPGAVGAGGTGGAPGQGSGGTGGATGTPGTTATTGGNGGNGGDGYNSATDTTLPAGTRGGNGGAGGTGGTYGSGGTGGAGGQGATGDATTPGGQGGQGGAGGDSGTHAGNGGVGGQGGKGGTGGTGTAGIDGGSTALPLTVVTDIIPVGSNPQGVAVSGTHAYITNSNDNTVSVIDTTTNTVTNTIDVGKGPRGVAVSGTHAYITNSDSNTVTVIDTTTNTVTNTIDVGDTPYGVAVSGTHAYITNAFGNSVSVIDTTTNTVTDTIDVGSSPRGLAVSGTHAYITNAFGNSVSVIDTTTNTVTNTIDVGHTPFGVAVSGTHAYITNIVSNTVSVIDTTTNTVTNTIDIGNGPRGVAVSGTYAYITTSGSNTVSVIDTTTNTVIDTIAAGHAPIGVAVSGADAYITNSGSNTVSVLSASRDGTTGSPGSAGGAGGAGGAGGKALSSTGTGGQGGAGGSGGTGGHGGDGGNGADATTALAAGTGGTGGTGGGGGRGGEGGAGGGASTAALVGAAGKGGTGGNAGQGGKGGNGGIASAAFTTGGDGGQGGDPGSVGAGGDNGDGTHTAADGKIPTSGGDGGTGGAGYDAANAAPGTNGGNGGNGGAAGSYGTGGQGGAGGDGAKGDATHGGGQGGQGGKGGSSGALGGNGGQGGEGGKGGDGGAGTAGVTGGTAALPLNVFNPDLPISVGQAPGGVALTPDGTRAYVANSGKVSVSVIDTATNTVIDTVTGPSGIALAITPDGRFAYVPNDDNDVGVGTVSVIGTDPADASTYNKVVTVLQVGPNPIAVAISGTHAYIANASGSSVSVIDTMTNMVGPTIAVNGPQLGVAVAPDGNYTYVTSNLNGAGFVSVIDTNPSHASTGKYNTVVATIAVGSAADAVAVSPDGKYAYVTNVNNGTVAVIDTATNSVLPTAIAVGASPGSVAFSPNGKYAYVTNFNSSSVSVIDTASNTVIDTVRVGGTVDIGGSQPAGVAISPDGTRAYVTTAHNNKVWLLFASQNGADGGTGSSGGAGGAGGAGGKALSPNGTGGQGGVGGAGGNGGAGGNGGSGAGADAYYGAGTGGNGGQGGSGGAAGQGGVGGTAAGGAALYGGDGVNGTGGTGGAGGQGGEGGTGAVGATPGGTGASGATGGAGGQGGAGGAGIGGVGGGKGGTGGTGGTGGTGGTGGAGDATALTGGTGGTGGTGGAAGAAGSGTDGGADGAGGTGGTGGTGGTGGTGADSASWGVAGASGGLGGTGGAGGAATGLTGQAGTGGTGGSGGTGGVGGAVFAGLAAPGGAGGAGSAPSGSQGGSGGTAGTGGAAGTITTINVGNLPAVVAVNPGGNIYVLNKMSQTVSVINPTTNSVIHTIGLGNRPGGLAINPGGDIYVTNEDDNTVSVINPTTNTVTGTIAVGNAPTLVAVNPGGDIYVTNQGDNTVSVINPTTNTVTATVAVGYLPGGVAVNPGGDVYVANYGDNTVSVINPTTNTVIGSPIHVGQYPTVVAVNPGGDVYVANYGDNTVSVINPTTNTVTGTIAVGNVPVWMAVSPGRGVYVTRSDGTMLVIDPNTNTTIGTIPVGNSPLVVAADPDTGDIYVTNIPNKFSVISA